AGCGTTCTCGATCGTCGCCATACAATAAACCGCCGTACAATAAACCGCCGTACAATAAACCTATTTCTGTTACGCCGTTCTGTTACGCCGTTCTTTAAACTACAACCCTTTCCCCATGAGTCACCACCGCATTATCCAGATCCTTCGCCATGGCCAGCCCGATGATGTTGTTACCCTGAAAGGCTGGGTACGCACCAAACGGGAGCAAAAAGAATTTACCTTTGTGGAAATCAATGATGGGTCGTCCCTCAAGGGCTTACAAGCTGTTTTACCCCAGGATCTGCCCAACTATGGGGAACTGGTCAAAGGCATCAGCACGGGGGCGGCGGTGATTTTCCAGGGCGCTTTGGTGCCGTCCCCCGGCCAAGGTCAGCGGGTGGAACTGCGGGTGAGCCAGGGGGAACTGGTGGGGGATTGCGATGCTAGCTACCCCTTGCAGAAAAAACGCCATTCCTTTGAATTTCTGCGGACGATCGCCCACCTCAGACCCCGGACCAACACCCTAGGGGCCGTGATGCGGGTGCGCAATGCCTGTGCTGCGGCCATCCATGAGTTTTTCCAGGGCCAAGGCTTTCTCTGGATCCAGACCCCCATCATCACCGCCAGTGATTGTGAAGGGGCCGGGGAATTATTTACGGTGACCAGCCTCGATCTGAACCATGTTCCCCGTGGAGACTCCGGGGCGGTGGACTTCGGCCAGGATTTCTTTGGGAAACAAGCCTATTTAACGGTGAGTGGCCAACTGGAAGGGGAAATTATGGCCACGGCTTTGAGTAATATTTATACGTTTGGTCCCACGTTTCGGGCTGAAAACTCCAA
The nucleotide sequence above comes from Prochlorothrix hollandica PCC 9006 = CALU 1027. Encoded proteins:
- the asnS gene encoding asparagine--tRNA ligase, with protein sequence MSHHRIIQILRHGQPDDVVTLKGWVRTKREQKEFTFVEINDGSSLKGLQAVLPQDLPNYGELVKGISTGAAVIFQGALVPSPGQGQRVELRVSQGELVGDCDASYPLQKKRHSFEFLRTIAHLRPRTNTLGAVMRVRNACAAAIHEFFQGQGFLWIQTPIITASDCEGAGELFTVTSLDLNHVPRGDSGAVDFGQDFFGKQAYLTVSGQLEGEIMATALSNIYTFGPTFRAENSNTSRHLAEFWMVEPEMAFCGLEGNMNLAEDFLKFIFRRVLELCPEDMEFFNDRIDQQVLDRAQTIINNEFARITYTEAIDHLEKASKVFDYPVAWGIDLQSEHERYLAEELFQKPLIVTDYPTQIKAFYMRLSDDAKTVAAMDVLAPGIGEIIGGSQREERLGVLEQRIQAQGLPLEDYWWYLDLRRYGSVPHAGFGLGFERLVQFMTGMANIRDVIPFPRSPLNAEF